The following DNA comes from Streptomyces sp. Ag109_O5-10.
GCCACGACCTCCGCGACCGAACCGGGATACCGGGCGAAATTGAGCCCGTTGCCCGCGCCGATCTCGATCACCCGCCCGGACAGCCCAAGGAGCAGCCGCTCCCGGATCGCCGCCATACCGAGTCCGGTCTCGGCGGCCATGCTGCAGCGGGCGTAGAAGCGCGCGAACAGCGGGTGGTGGACGGGATCCCGCGCCGGTGTCCCGGCGCCGGCGGACATCAGCCGCATGACGGACCTCCCGACGGAAGCGGGTCTACGGTGATTGTCCCCCGTTGCGGCCCGTCGCACCCCCGCTGCCGCCGACGGCTCAGCCGATGAAGTCGCGCACCTGCTCGTAGACCCCGTGGTCGTCGTTCATGTCGGTGTGCGAGATGCAGCCGACGTCGACATTGGTCGCCCCGCTCAGCTCCGCCGAGGTGTCCGGGTCGATCGCCGCGTCGCAGTCCGACCAGTACGCCGCGTACGAGACGCCGCCGGGCGTCTCGTCACCGGAGTTCAGGGCGGTCAGGAACGAGCTGCCGGTCGTCATCTCCTTGCAGGAGGTGTACAGCCACCCGCACAGCGAGGCGACGCTGGTCCCGTGGTTCACCCCGGCGACCGACACGAAGTGGTCCACGTACGAGGTCCCGCCGAGGTTCTTGAGGTAGTAGCGGCTGTTGAGCGCACCCATGGAGTGCACCACCAGGTCCACCTTCGAGGCACCGGTCCTGGAGAGGACGGACTGGATGTACGTCGACAGCGTCGAGGCCGTGGTGACGTTCGACTTCGTCCAGTCGTACGAGATCGCGTACAGCTCGGACGACGAGTAGCCGTCCGCCTCGAAGTCCGCGATCCAGTCGTTCCAGCTGCTGGAGTCGCCGCTCAGGCCGTGCACGAACACGATCGGCTCGTGGCTCGCGGCCTGCGCGGTGCCGGCACTCAGGGGGAGGGACAGAAGGAGCGAACCGGCTACCGCCGACAGAGCGGTTGCGATGCGACGCTCGGCGCGTTGCATGATGCCTCCTGAAACGGGTGGGGTTGTTCAGGAGTGTCGGGACGGGTCTAGGCGCGCCGCATCGGCGAAGTCGCCAGTCTTTACGAAGCAACTAACTCGCCAGTAACATCTTTGGTGTGGTGATACCGGTGAACCCCCCACACCTTGACCGCACTTCGCCACCGCAGCCGACCGAGGCGGGGCCGTGCCCGGCTCCGGCGCTCCCCGAGGGCGTCCGCGTCCGAGTGGCACGAGTCGTGTACGAGGACCAGCGCGCCGTGGCCGAACTCGTGCCGCGCCTCACCGGACGGCAGGCCACCGGCGCCGACCCGCTGCCGGTCGAACCGGCCGAAATGGCACCGGAGTTGCTTCACGCCCTGCGCCGGGAGATCCGCGCCCTGCCCGACGAGACCCGGCTGCTGTTGCTGCTCGCCGCAGCCGACCAGTACCCGGTCGCCACCCACGCCTTCCTGCGCGCGGTCACCGCCGGCCGGCTCGACACCCGCCCGCTGGAGACCGCGGAGGCGGCCGGCGTCGCCCACGCCGGTGTCTGCGGGGTGTTCTTCCGCGACCCCTGGACCCGGATCGCCGCCTACGAGACCGGTTCACCGGCCGACCGGCGCGCGGCCCACCTGCTGCTCGCCCGGGTACTCGGCGGCAAGGGCGAGACGGCCCGCCGCTCCTGGCACCGGGGCGCCGCCGCCCTCGGCCCCAGCGCCCGGCTCGCGGCGGAACTGCGCACCGCCGCCGACCGGGCCCGCTCCGAAAGACGCCCCGCCCTGGCCCGCGCCCTCGCCGAACGGGCCGCCGAGCTCTGCCCCGACCCGGCCGAGGAGGCCCGGTTGCTCGCCCTGGCCGCCGCCGACGCCTGGCGCTCCGGAGAACCCGACCGGGCGCGACGGCTGGCCGCCCGCACGGACAACACGGCCCTCAACGGCGTCCTCGCCCTCAGGGCGGGCGACGCCGCCGAGGCCTTCGACGCCCTGCTCAGCGCCGCCGTCAGGCAGGAACGTTCCGCCGACGCTGTGGAACTCCTCGCCCTCGCCACCGAGGCCGCCCTCTACACCGGCGACCTCAGACGCTGCCGCGAGGCCCATGTCCTCGCCCAGTGGCTCGACCTCCCGCCGGCCGGCATCCTCGCCGCCCTCGCCCGCGCCGTCGAAGGCCGCTACGCCGACGCCCGGGTCCTCCTCAAGAGCACCGCGGGTCGCTGCGGGCCCGGCGGCGACCCCGCGCTGCTGATCCACTCCGGCATCGCCGCGCTGCTGCTCGGCGACCACACCCGGGCCGTCGCCGCCACCCTCCGGGCCGCCGCCTCCGCCCGGTCACGCGGCATCCCGGGGACCGTCGCCCAGGCGATGGAGTTCCGTGCCTACGCCGACTTCTGGACCGGCCGCCCCCGGGCCGCCGAGGCCGCCGCCCAGGAGGCCCTGCGCCAGGCGTACGCCACCGGGCAGGACAACGGGGCCTGCCATCTCCAGGCCGCGCTCGCCATGTTCGCCGCCGTCACCGGGGACGAGGAGGCCTGCCGGGAGCGCGCGGCGGCCGCCCGCTCGCACGCCCTGGCGCACGGACTGGGTCTGCCCGCCGCCCTCGCCCAGTGGGCGCTCGCCTTCCTCGACCTGGCGGGCGGCCGTTTCCCGGCGGCCGCCGCCCGGCTGCGCGCCCTCGCCGGGTTCGGCCCCGGACACGGCCACCGGGCCATCCGGCACCTGGCCACCCCGCACTACGTCGAGGCCGCCGTCCGTACCGGGGACACCCGGGTCGCCCGTGCCGCGCACGCCGACTACGACCGCTGGGCGACCGCCGTCCGCAGCCCCGACGAGCTCGCGCTCAGCGCCCGCTGCCGGGCCCTGCTTGCCCCGGGTGCCGAGGCGGTCCAGCACTACCGCTGCGCACTGGACCTGCACGCCCGGGGCACCCGTGACTTCGAACGCGCCCGCACCGAGCTGCTGTTCGGCGGTGCGCTGCGCCGGCTGCGGCAGCGCACCGAGGCCCGCGACCGGCTGCACAGCGCCCTGGAGGCCTTCGAGTCCTTCGACGCCCCGCACTGCGCCGCCCAGGCGCGCGCCGAACTCCGCGCCCTGGGTACTCCGTTGACGGCGCACTCCGGGACCGACCCGGCTGCCGTACTCACCGCCCAGCAGCTGATGGTCGCCCGAATGGCCGCCGAGGGCGCCACGAACCGCGAGATCGCGGACCGTCTCAACCTCAGCCCGCGCACGATCGACCACCATCTGCGCGGGGTCTTCAGCCGGCTGGGGATCCGCTCCCGGATCGAACTGGTACGGCTGCTGGGGGAGTCGCCCTAGACCGTCGGCCGGGTGCGGCGCCGTCCTGGCTGGTCGCGCAGTTCCCCGCGCCCCCAAAGGAGGGGTGCTGGTGCAGCACCCCTTCAGGGACGCGGGGAAACCGCGCGACCAGCCCCCACACACAGCCGTACCCGACCGACGCGGCCCGCCGCTACGGTGCTTCCCGCTCCCGGAACGCCTCCGCGTCCCAGCTTCCGTCCAGCCGCGCCGACAGCCAACTCGGCGCCACCGCACGGAAGTGCGCGGGCGCCAGCGCCCCGGCTCCCTCGGGCAGCGCACCCAGCAGCGGTGCTCCGGCGACCTCCGGCAGGTCGGCGACATTGCACCGCGACGCCAGATCCGGGGAGTCCGGCCAGCTCCCGATCACCACGCCCAGCAACTCCAGCTCCCTAAGGCGCAGTTCACGGGCGGTCAGCTCGGTGGTGTTCAGCGTGCCGAGCCCGGCCGACGCCACCACCAGCACCCGCGCGTCCAGCAGCCGGGCCACGTCCGCCAGCGTGCCGCCCGCCGCGTCGAAGCGGACGAGCAGGCCGCCCGCGCCCTCGACCAGCACCAGTTCGTGCTCGGTGGCCAGCTTGGCGGCGGCCTCGGCCACGTCCCGCGGCCGCACGGGGGCCAGCCCCGCCCTGCGGGCCGCCGTGCCCGGCGCCAACGGCTCCGGGAAACGGGCGACTTCGGCCGCCGTCACGGCACCCGCGAGCCGCGCGACCTCGTCGGCGTCCCCGCGCTCGTCGGGCCGTACCCCCGTCTGTGCGGCCTTCAGCACCGCCACCGAGCGGCCCGCCGCGAGCGCGGCGGCGGCGACCGCGGCCGTGGTGACCGTCTTGCCGACCTCCGTGCCCGTCCCCGTGATCACCAGGATCGGCATGCTCATCCCTCCCGCGCGGCGGCGCACACCGCGCGCGCGATCCGTGCCACGTCCGCGTCATCCGTGACGTACGGCGGCATCGTGTACACGAGGTCGCGGAACGGCCGCAGCCACACGCCCTCGCGCACGGCGGCCGCGGTGGCGGCCTTCATGTCGACCTCGTGGTCCAGCTGGACCACCCCGATGGCGCCGAGGACCCGGACGTCCCGGACCCCGGCGAACTCCCGGGCGGGCGCCAGGCCCTCCCGCAGCCCCGCCTCGATCCGCTTGACCTCCGCCGGCCAGTCCTGGCCGAGGAGCAGCCCCAGCGAGGCGCAGGCGACCGAGGCCGCGAGCGGGTTGCCCATGAACGTCGGCCCGTGCGCCAGCACCGGGACCTCGCCCCGCGAGATCCCGTCGGCCACCCGGTGAGTGCACAGGGTCGCGGCCATCGTCAGGTAGCCGCCGGTCAGCGCCTTGCCGACGCACATCACGTCCGGGGCGACGGCCGCGTGGTCCGCCGCGAACAGCGCGCCGGTGCGCCCGAAGCCGGTCGCGATCTCGTCGAACACCAGCAGGACGTCGTGCGCGTCGCACGCCTCGCGCAGCACCCGCAGGTAGGCGGGGGAGTGGAAGCGCATCCCGCCGGCGCCCTGCACCACCGGCTCCACGATCACCGCGGCCAGCTCGTGCGCGTGCCGCTCGATCACGGACCGCAGGTGCTCGGCGTACGGCTCGTCGTACTCCGCGGGCGGGGCGTCCGCGAACACCTGGCGGGGCAGCACGCCGGACCAGAGCTCGTGCATCCCGCCCTCGGGGTCGCACACCGACATCGGCTGCCAGGTGTCGCCGTGGTAGCCGCCGCGCCAGGTCAGCAGGCGCTGCTTGGCGGGGCGGCCGAGGGAGCGCCAGTACTGCAGGCACATCTTCACCGCGACCTCGACCGACACCGACCCCGAGTCGGCGAGGAAGACGTGCTCCAGGCCGGCCGGCGTGATGTCGACGAGCAGCTTCGCCAACCGGACGGCGGGCTCGTGGGTGAGCCCGCCGAACATGACGTGGCTCATGCGGCCGAGCTGGTCGCGTGCGGCCTCGTTGAGCACCGGGTGGTTGTAGCCGTGGATCGCCGACCACCAGGACGACATCCCGTCGACCAACTCGCCGGAGCCGTCCGCGAGCCGCAGCCGGACCCCGCTCGCCGACTCCACGACGAGCGGTTCGGCCCGGCCGGGCATCGGGCCGTACGGATGCCAGACGTGCCGGCGGTCGAGCTCCAGCAGCTCGGGGACGCCGAGGCCGGGCTCAGGCATTGGGCGCGAGGTCCGTTCCGGCTCCCCGGCGACGGACCGAGACCAGGTCGGTGCGCGGTTCGTTGACGGCGGGGACGGCCGCACCCTCGGCGGTGCCCTCGTGGGAGCCGCACACCGAACCGCAACCGTCCTCGGCGTGGGACCCGCACCCGGCGGCGCTCCCGGCCCCGTGCGACCCGCAGCCGCCGCCCCGGACCTCCGCCCGGTGCTGAGGCAGCGTCACCTCGTCGGCGCCCTCCACCGTGAACCCGGCGTCCGCGATCATCTCCAGGTCGGCCTGGCCGGCCTGGCCCTCGGTGGTCAGGTAGTCGCCGAGGAAGATCGAGTTGGCCAGGTGCAGCGCGAGCGGCTGCATGGTGCGCAGATGGACCTCGCGGCCGCCCGCGATCCGCACCTCCACGTCGGGGCAGACGAACCGCACCATCGCCAGGATGCGCAGGCAGCGCTGCGGGGTGAGGTTCCACTCCTTGGCCAGGGGGGTGCCCTCGACCGGGATCAGGAAGTTCACCGGAACGGAGTCCGGGTCCAGCTCGCGCAGCGAGAAGACCACGTCGACCAGGTCCGCGTCGCTCTCGCCCATGCCGGCGATCAGACCGGAGCAGGCCGACAGACCCGCCGCGTGCGCCTTGTTGACCGTGTCCACCCGGTCGGCGTACGTGTGCGTGGTCGTGATGTCCCCGTACGTCCCCTCGGACGTGTTGAGGTTGTGGTTGTAGGCGTCGGCGCCCGCCTCCCGCAGCCGTTCCGCCTGGCCGTCGGAGAGCAGGCCGAGGCAGGCGCACACCTCGACGCCGTCGTTCTGCTCCTTGATGGCCCTGATGGTGCCCGCGACCCGGTCCACGTCCCGGTCGGTCGGACCGCGTCCGCTGGCCACCAGGCAGACCCGCTTGGCGCCCCCGGCCAGGCCCGCGGCGGCCGCCTTCGAGGCCTCGTCGGGTTTCAGCCAGCTGTACTTCAGGATCCCGGTGGAGGAGCCCAGCCGCTGCGAGCAGTAGGAGCAGTCCTCGGGGCACAGGCCCGACTTGAGGTTGACCAGGTAGTTGAGTTTCACGCGCCGGCCGAACCAGTGCCGGCGCACCTTGCCGGCCGCGGCCACCACGTCGAGCACGTCGTCGTCGGAGGTCGCCAGTACGGCGAGCGCTTCGTCGCGGGTCGGCAGCTCGCGCCGAAGCCCCTTGTCCACCAGCGTGTTCAGCAGGTCCATGAGAGCCGATCCTGTACTACGAGGCTGCTCCGGGCCAAGGAGAGTTTGCACAACCCTGTCAGTTCGACGTGTGGGTATTGCCACACAGTGGGCGCCTGGTGATCCCGCTAGGGTCTGTCCACTGCCTACAAATTCACCGGAGGGGTCATGGCGTTCGGCTGGATCGACGAACAGGCGGAACAGCGTCGCCGCGCCGGACTCGTACGGACCCTGCGCCCCCGCCCCGCCGACTCGCCCCTGCTGGACCTGGCGAGCAACGACTACCTGGGCCTCGCCCACCACCCCGAGGTGGCCGAGGGCGCCGCCGGGGCGGCCCGGACCTGGGGCGGCGGCTCCACCGGCTCCCGGCTGGTGACCGGCACGACGGAACTCCACACCGAGCTGGAGCGGGAGCTGGCCGAATTCTGCGGGTTCGAGGCCGCCCTGGTCTTCTCCTCCGGTTACTCGGCCAACCTCGCCGCCGTCACCACGCTCGGCCCGCACGGCTCCCTGA
Coding sequences within:
- a CDS encoding adenosylmethionine--8-amino-7-oxononanoate transaminase, which translates into the protein MPEPGLGVPELLELDRRHVWHPYGPMPGRAEPLVVESASGVRLRLADGSGELVDGMSSWWSAIHGYNHPVLNEAARDQLGRMSHVMFGGLTHEPAVRLAKLLVDITPAGLEHVFLADSGSVSVEVAVKMCLQYWRSLGRPAKQRLLTWRGGYHGDTWQPMSVCDPEGGMHELWSGVLPRQVFADAPPAEYDEPYAEHLRSVIERHAHELAAVIVEPVVQGAGGMRFHSPAYLRVLREACDAHDVLLVFDEIATGFGRTGALFAADHAAVAPDVMCVGKALTGGYLTMAATLCTHRVADGISRGEVPVLAHGPTFMGNPLAASVACASLGLLLGQDWPAEVKRIEAGLREGLAPAREFAGVRDVRVLGAIGVVQLDHEVDMKAATAAAVREGVWLRPFRDLVYTMPPYVTDDADVARIARAVCAAAREG
- the bioB gene encoding biotin synthase BioB codes for the protein MDLLNTLVDKGLRRELPTRDEALAVLATSDDDVLDVVAAAGKVRRHWFGRRVKLNYLVNLKSGLCPEDCSYCSQRLGSSTGILKYSWLKPDEASKAAAAGLAGGAKRVCLVASGRGPTDRDVDRVAGTIRAIKEQNDGVEVCACLGLLSDGQAERLREAGADAYNHNLNTSEGTYGDITTTHTYADRVDTVNKAHAAGLSACSGLIAGMGESDADLVDVVFSLRELDPDSVPVNFLIPVEGTPLAKEWNLTPQRCLRILAMVRFVCPDVEVRIAGGREVHLRTMQPLALHLANSIFLGDYLTTEGQAGQADLEMIADAGFTVEGADEVTLPQHRAEVRGGGCGSHGAGSAAGCGSHAEDGCGSVCGSHEGTAEGAAVPAVNEPRTDLVSVRRRGAGTDLAPNA
- a CDS encoding triacylglycerol lipase yields the protein MQRAERRIATALSAVAGSLLLSLPLSAGTAQAASHEPIVFVHGLSGDSSSWNDWIADFEADGYSSSELYAISYDWTKSNVTTASTLSTYIQSVLSRTGASKVDLVVHSMGALNSRYYLKNLGGTSYVDHFVSVAGVNHGTSVASLCGWLYTSCKEMTTGSSFLTALNSGDETPGGVSYAAYWSDCDAAIDPDTSAELSGATNVDVGCISHTDMNDDHGVYEQVRDFIG
- a CDS encoding helix-turn-helix transcriptional regulator, translated to MVIPVNPPHLDRTSPPQPTEAGPCPAPALPEGVRVRVARVVYEDQRAVAELVPRLTGRQATGADPLPVEPAEMAPELLHALRREIRALPDETRLLLLLAAADQYPVATHAFLRAVTAGRLDTRPLETAEAAGVAHAGVCGVFFRDPWTRIAAYETGSPADRRAAHLLLARVLGGKGETARRSWHRGAAALGPSARLAAELRTAADRARSERRPALARALAERAAELCPDPAEEARLLALAAADAWRSGEPDRARRLAARTDNTALNGVLALRAGDAAEAFDALLSAAVRQERSADAVELLALATEAALYTGDLRRCREAHVLAQWLDLPPAGILAALARAVEGRYADARVLLKSTAGRCGPGGDPALLIHSGIAALLLGDHTRAVAATLRAAASARSRGIPGTVAQAMEFRAYADFWTGRPRAAEAAAQEALRQAYATGQDNGACHLQAALAMFAAVTGDEEACRERAAAARSHALAHGLGLPAALAQWALAFLDLAGGRFPAAAARLRALAGFGPGHGHRAIRHLATPHYVEAAVRTGDTRVARAAHADYDRWATAVRSPDELALSARCRALLAPGAEAVQHYRCALDLHARGTRDFERARTELLFGGALRRLRQRTEARDRLHSALEAFESFDAPHCAAQARAELRALGTPLTAHSGTDPAAVLTAQQLMVARMAAEGATNREIADRLNLSPRTIDHHLRGVFSRLGIRSRIELVRLLGESP
- the bioD gene encoding dethiobiotin synthase, producing MPILVITGTGTEVGKTVTTAAVAAAALAAGRSVAVLKAAQTGVRPDERGDADEVARLAGAVTAAEVARFPEPLAPGTAARRAGLAPVRPRDVAEAAAKLATEHELVLVEGAGGLLVRFDAAGGTLADVARLLDARVLVVASAGLGTLNTTELTARELRLRELELLGVVIGSWPDSPDLASRCNVADLPEVAGAPLLGALPEGAGALAPAHFRAVAPSWLSARLDGSWDAEAFREREAP